A genomic stretch from Bradyrhizobium quebecense includes:
- a CDS encoding substrate-binding protein, whose protein sequence is MAPRSITCITLALLLCGAALQPSSAAETGGPIRVGAVLPFSGGVELYGEQARLGLDLAARDINAAGGILGRPVEVIYADDKTRPQAAAEAMRSLVEKDGVLAVVGPITSQNLNALVPLAESSKTPLLYATNYEGGKCSRYLFSFGAVPNQELGQLLPYMTQTFGNTYFLLGADRVWPHQMFGIAQPLIEKLGGRVVGTRYTLGTETDFSPLIKEVAASKAKVLLFALKGDGMDFIRQADEAGLLKEITVAFLGLSEVDLGIFRGKGQNMVTVVPAVAASEDPAVKAFVAKARAAANPGVAVSNYVMTHYNTLIALKAAAEKAGKLDKEAIIDAMAGLTIASPTGPVTLGRHHHVAMNMFIAKTQGTELVQVRPLGVIAPQPGCSLAGR, encoded by the coding sequence ATGGCTCCCCGCTCGATCACCTGCATCACGCTCGCGCTGCTGCTCTGCGGCGCCGCGCTTCAGCCGTCAAGTGCGGCGGAAACCGGCGGACCGATCCGGGTCGGCGCCGTGCTGCCGTTTTCCGGCGGCGTCGAGCTCTACGGCGAGCAGGCCAGGCTCGGGCTCGATCTCGCCGCTAGGGACATCAACGCGGCGGGCGGCATTCTCGGCAGGCCGGTCGAGGTGATCTATGCCGATGACAAGACGCGGCCGCAGGCTGCTGCGGAAGCGATGCGCTCCCTGGTCGAGAAGGACGGCGTATTGGCCGTGGTCGGCCCGATCACCTCGCAGAATTTGAATGCGCTGGTGCCGCTTGCGGAGAGCTCGAAGACGCCGCTGCTCTACGCCACCAATTACGAGGGCGGCAAATGCAGCCGCTATCTGTTTTCGTTCGGCGCGGTGCCGAACCAGGAGCTCGGCCAGCTGCTGCCCTACATGACGCAGACCTTCGGCAACACGTATTTCCTGCTCGGCGCCGACCGGGTCTGGCCGCATCAGATGTTCGGCATCGCGCAGCCCTTGATCGAGAAGCTCGGTGGCAGGGTGGTCGGGACGAGGTACACGCTGGGGACCGAGACGGACTTTTCTCCGCTGATCAAGGAGGTCGCGGCGAGCAAGGCCAAGGTGTTGCTGTTCGCGCTGAAGGGCGACGGGATGGACTTCATCCGGCAGGCCGACGAGGCCGGATTGCTGAAGGAGATCACCGTCGCTTTCCTCGGATTGTCCGAGGTCGATCTCGGTATCTTCCGGGGCAAGGGCCAGAACATGGTGACGGTGGTGCCGGCGGTCGCAGCGAGCGAGGATCCGGCCGTGAAGGCGTTCGTCGCAAAGGCGCGCGCCGCCGCGAACCCAGGCGTCGCAGTGTCGAACTATGTGATGACGCACTACAACACCCTGATCGCACTCAAGGCGGCGGCGGAGAAGGCCGGCAAGCTCGACAAGGAGGCCATCATCGACGCGATGGCTGGCCTCACCATTGCGTCGCCGACCGGGCCGGTGACGCTCGGCCGGCATCATCACGTAGCGATGAACATGTTCATCGCCAAGACGCAAGGTACCGAGCTCGTGCAGGTTCGGCCACTCGGCGTGATCGCGCCGCAGCCCGGATGCAGTTTGGCTGGTCGCTGA
- a CDS encoding GlxA family transcriptional regulator, translating into MAVQKVAIAIHEGVQALDIAGPVDVFAETNGFVADGDGYETVLVGASREPLRASNGMKISADLSFDEADEKFDILLVAGGPALPDTEPDPALTQWLRGAPARAELYGSICTGAFALGHAGLLDGHKVTTHWQNAQLLATCFPAAEVIFDRIYIRDGRLMTSAGVTAGIDLGLALVAERHGPQVAVAVAKRLVVVAQRQGGQSQFSPYLTAPVDEDSPIARAQAHVMQRVGERHTLQTLAEAVGMSVRNFGRAFAQETGLTPHEFVERARVDAARRLLEGSDRPLKAVAFDCGFGSADRMRIVFSERLGVSPAQYRASFRKL; encoded by the coding sequence ATGGCGGTTCAGAAGGTAGCGATCGCGATTCACGAAGGGGTTCAGGCACTCGATATCGCGGGCCCCGTCGACGTGTTCGCGGAGACCAACGGTTTTGTCGCTGATGGCGACGGCTATGAGACGGTGCTGGTCGGCGCCAGCCGCGAACCGCTGCGCGCATCGAACGGCATGAAGATATCAGCCGACCTCAGTTTCGATGAGGCAGACGAGAAATTCGACATCCTGCTGGTTGCCGGCGGACCGGCGTTGCCCGATACCGAGCCGGATCCGGCGCTGACGCAGTGGCTGCGCGGGGCGCCCGCGCGCGCCGAGCTCTACGGTTCGATCTGCACCGGTGCCTTCGCGCTCGGCCATGCCGGGCTGCTCGACGGGCACAAGGTGACGACGCATTGGCAGAACGCGCAGCTTCTGGCGACGTGCTTCCCGGCCGCCGAGGTGATCTTCGACCGGATCTATATTCGTGACGGCAGACTGATGACTTCTGCCGGCGTGACCGCGGGCATCGATCTCGGTCTCGCGCTGGTCGCCGAGCGTCATGGGCCGCAGGTGGCGGTCGCGGTGGCCAAGCGGCTGGTCGTGGTGGCGCAACGCCAGGGTGGGCAGTCGCAGTTCAGCCCCTATCTCACCGCGCCGGTCGACGAGGATTCGCCGATCGCTCGCGCGCAGGCGCACGTCATGCAGCGTGTCGGCGAGCGCCACACCCTGCAAACGCTGGCCGAGGCCGTCGGCATGAGCGTGCGCAATTTCGGCCGCGCCTTCGCGCAAGAGACCGGCCTCACGCCGCATGAATTCGTCGAACGCGCGCGGGTCGACGCCGCGCGCCGGCTGCTCGAGGGCTCGGACCGGCCGCTGAAGGCGGTTGCGTTCGACTGCGGGTTCGGCTCGGCCGACCGGATGCGCATCGTGTTCAGCGAGCGGCTCGGCGTGTCGCCGGCGCAGTACCGGGCGAGTTTTCGCAAATTGTGA
- a CDS encoding SRPBCC family protein, translating into MTEAFIVQREIQIAAPPATVFAFLTDPQKIVSWMGLEAETELHPGGLYLLKGVSGDLSRAARGAFREVVPVHRLAYSFGWEGGAEVPPGSSLIEIDLINKDSGTLLRMTHSGLPNAEQCASHSKGWTHYLARLALVAAGRDPGPDRGPAQGS; encoded by the coding sequence ATGACTGAAGCCTTCATCGTTCAACGCGAGATCCAGATCGCGGCGCCGCCCGCAACCGTGTTCGCCTTCCTGACCGATCCACAGAAGATCGTGAGCTGGATGGGGCTCGAGGCCGAGACTGAGCTGCATCCCGGCGGGCTCTATCTGCTCAAGGGCGTCTCCGGCGATCTGTCGCGGGCGGCACGCGGCGCATTTCGCGAGGTCGTGCCAGTGCATCGTCTCGCCTACAGTTTCGGCTGGGAGGGCGGCGCCGAGGTGCCGCCGGGATCGAGCCTGATCGAAATCGACCTGATCAACAAGGACAGCGGCACGCTGTTGCGGATGACCCATAGCGGCCTGCCGAACGCCGAGCAGTGCGCGAGCCATAGCAAGGGTTGGACGCACTACCTTGCCAGGCTCGCGCTCGTTGCCGCCGGTCGCGATCCTGGGCCGGACCGCGGTCCGGCGCAGGGCAGTTAG
- a CDS encoding HD domain-containing protein, with translation MTEIIAGIRVPDSAMARAATQLVRDTEDDLLYNHSRRVFFWGALTGNRRKLKFDPELLYIGAMFHDMGLTAEHASPDLRFEVDGANAARDFLKGYGVAERDIEDVWASIALHTTPGIPEHMRPTIALVTAGVEMDVLGIAYDDFSHEHRDHVCAHHPREANFKENIIDHFAAGTIKKPLTTFGNVKADVLALKDMNYTRVNFCSIILGSKWPT, from the coding sequence ATGACCGAGATCATCGCTGGCATCCGTGTACCCGACAGCGCCATGGCCCGCGCCGCGACCCAGCTGGTCCGCGATACCGAGGACGACCTGCTCTATAATCACAGCCGCCGCGTGTTCTTCTGGGGCGCGCTCACCGGCAATCGCCGCAAGCTGAAGTTCGATCCCGAGCTGCTCTATATCGGCGCCATGTTCCACGACATGGGCCTCACCGCCGAACATGCGAGCCCCGATCTGCGCTTCGAGGTCGACGGCGCCAACGCCGCACGCGACTTCCTCAAGGGCTACGGCGTCGCCGAACGCGACATCGAGGACGTCTGGGCCTCGATCGCGCTACACACCACGCCCGGAATCCCCGAGCATATGCGTCCGACCATCGCGCTGGTCACCGCCGGCGTCGAGATGGACGTGCTCGGCATCGCCTACGACGATTTCTCGCACGAGCATCGCGACCATGTCTGCGCGCATCATCCGCGCGAGGCGAACTTCAAGGAGAACATCATCGATCATTTCGCGGCCGGCACCATCAAGAAGCCGCTGACCACCTTCGGTAACGTCAAGGCCGACGTGCTTGCGCTGAAGGACATGAACTACACACGGGTGAACTTCTGCTCGATCATCCTCGGCTCGAAATGGCCGACGTGA
- a CDS encoding MFS transporter — MTNSAYRWVIVAAGGLLGCVAIGGMFSLPVFLQPMARETGWSVTGISSAMTIGFLAMAFTSMIWGTLSDRFGPLPVVLTGSVVLAASLALASQAPSLLAFQFLFGALVGAATAAIFAPMMACVTGWFDTHRSLAVSLVSAGMGMAPMTMSPLAAWLISHHDWRTSMLIVSGVVGAIMIPVSFLVRRPPALQGGHAEAASTNGEPSMSLAQALRSPQFIILIATNFFCCATHSGPIIHTVSYAVTCGIPMVAAVTIYSVEGLAGMGGRIAFGLLGDRFGAKRVLVLGLLAQAFGALGYVLVRELAAFYAVAAIFGFIYAGTMPLYSVLIRENFPLRMMGTVIGGTAMAGSLGMATGPLAGGLIYDTFASYTWLYVGSWAVGLGAFLIMMTFRPIPAARPTAVPAPA, encoded by the coding sequence ATGACCAATTCAGCCTATCGCTGGGTGATCGTCGCGGCCGGCGGCCTGCTTGGCTGCGTCGCGATCGGCGGCATGTTTTCGCTGCCGGTGTTCCTGCAGCCGATGGCGCGGGAGACCGGCTGGTCGGTGACCGGCATCTCCAGTGCGATGACGATCGGCTTCCTCGCAATGGCCTTCACCAGCATGATCTGGGGCACGCTGTCGGACCGCTTCGGGCCGCTTCCGGTGGTGCTGACCGGATCGGTCGTGCTGGCGGCGAGCCTTGCGCTGGCAAGCCAGGCACCGTCGCTGCTGGCATTTCAATTTCTCTTCGGCGCGCTGGTCGGCGCGGCAACGGCCGCGATCTTTGCCCCGATGATGGCCTGCGTCACCGGCTGGTTCGACACCCATCGCAGTCTTGCCGTCTCGCTGGTGTCGGCCGGCATGGGCATGGCGCCGATGACGATGTCACCGCTCGCGGCCTGGCTGATCTCCCACCACGACTGGCGGACGTCGATGCTGATCGTCTCAGGCGTGGTCGGCGCAATCATGATCCCGGTCTCGTTCCTGGTGCGCCGCCCGCCGGCGCTGCAAGGCGGCCACGCTGAAGCGGCGAGCACGAATGGTGAGCCGTCGATGTCGCTGGCGCAGGCGCTGCGCTCGCCGCAATTCATCATCCTGATCGCGACCAATTTCTTCTGCTGCGCCACCCATTCCGGGCCGATCATCCACACGGTGAGCTACGCGGTCACCTGCGGCATTCCGATGGTCGCGGCAGTGACGATCTACAGCGTGGAAGGGCTCGCCGGCATGGGCGGCCGCATCGCCTTCGGCCTGCTCGGCGACCGTTTCGGCGCCAAGCGCGTGCTGGTGCTGGGGCTGCTGGCGCAGGCATTCGGCGCGCTCGGTTATGTCCTCGTGCGCGAGCTGGCCGCATTCTACGCGGTCGCGGCGATCTTCGGCTTCATCTATGCCGGCACCATGCCGCTGTATTCCGTGCTGATCCGCGAGAATTTCCCGCTGCGCATGATGGGCACCGTGATCGGCGGTACCGCGATGGCCGGCAGCCTCGGCATGGCGACCGGTCCCTTGGCCGGCGGCCTGATCTACGACACCTTTGCGAGCTATACGTGGCTCTATGTCGGCTCCTGGGCCGTCGGCCTCGGCGCGTTCCTGATCATGATGACGTTCCGGCCGATACCGGCGGCGCGGCCAACGGCGGTGCCCGCGCCTGCGTAA
- a CDS encoding helix-turn-helix domain-containing protein produces the protein MDSLITAAARALAAGDPLGALKRVALRDDAPALALRGIAMARLGDFTRAKELLRRARRAFGPREAIARARCVVAEAEIALVSRDLSFPRKSLAAARATLAARGDALNAAHAGYLEIRRLLLIGSLDAAERMLDDLDPAPFPPALRVGHELVVAGIAMRRLRTKPAREALARAKDAARRAGIAELAAEVESTARLLATPAARLIARGHERPLLLEEVEVLMASKALVVDACRYVVRDSRTTVSLTRRPVLFALARALGEAWPQDVSRGTLIVRAFRGKHADESHRARLRVEIGRLRRALLPLADLSATPDGFVLEPHGRREVTVLALPVEEEHAAVLAFLADGEAWSSSALSVALGASQRTVQRALDALAATGKVESVGRARARRWMTPPVPGFTTTLLLPAPLPNG, from the coding sequence ATGGACTCGCTGATTACGGCTGCGGCGCGCGCGCTCGCGGCGGGTGATCCCCTCGGCGCACTGAAACGGGTAGCGCTGCGCGACGATGCGCCGGCGCTGGCGCTGCGCGGCATCGCGATGGCCCGGCTTGGCGATTTCACCCGCGCCAAGGAGCTGTTGCGGCGCGCGCGCCGCGCCTTCGGTCCGCGTGAAGCCATCGCGCGGGCCCGCTGCGTGGTGGCCGAAGCGGAGATCGCGCTGGTGTCGCGCGACCTTTCCTTTCCGAGAAAAAGCCTCGCGGCAGCGCGCGCAACGCTCGCGGCGCGTGGCGATGCGCTCAACGCTGCCCATGCCGGCTATCTCGAAATCCGCCGCCTGCTCTTGATTGGGAGCCTCGATGCGGCCGAGCGCATGCTTGATGACCTCGACCCGGCGCCCTTCCCGCCGGCGCTGCGGGTCGGACATGAACTGGTCGTCGCCGGGATCGCGATGCGGCGGCTGCGGACCAAGCCGGCGCGCGAGGCCCTTGCACGGGCAAAGGATGCCGCGCGCCGCGCCGGCATCGCCGAGCTTGCGGCCGAGGTCGAAAGCACCGCGCGCCTGCTCGCGACGCCGGCGGCGCGCCTGATCGCGCGCGGCCATGAGCGGCCGCTGCTGCTCGAGGAGGTCGAGGTCCTGATGGCATCGAAGGCGCTCGTCGTCGATGCCTGCCGCTACGTCGTGCGTGATTCCCGGACCACGGTCTCGCTGACGCGGCGGCCGGTGCTGTTCGCGCTCGCCCGTGCGCTCGGCGAAGCGTGGCCGCAGGACGTCTCGCGCGGCACGCTGATCGTACGCGCGTTTCGCGGCAAGCATGCCGATGAATCGCACCGTGCGCGGCTGCGGGTCGAGATCGGACGCCTGCGCCGGGCCTTGCTGCCGCTCGCCGATCTCAGCGCGACACCCGACGGCTTTGTGCTCGAGCCGCATGGCCGCCGCGAGGTCACCGTGCTGGCGCTGCCGGTCGAGGAGGAACACGCGGCGGTGCTGGCCTTCCTCGCCGACGGCGAGGCCTGGTCGAGCTCGGCGCTGTCGGTGGCGCTGGGCGCGAGCCAGCGCACCGTGCAGCGCGCGCTCGACGCGCTGGCCGCCACCGGCAAGGTGGAGTCGGTCGGCCGCGCCCGCGCAAGGCGCTGGATGACGCCCCCGGTGCCGGGATTCACGACGACGTTGTTACTCCCTGCCCCGCTGCCGAACGGCTAG
- a CDS encoding glutaminyl-peptide cyclotransferase: MKKSEAEIIREYAFEGVESVGGVSFDGEQVWFAAGGRLVAFDPDSGNTTRTLDIAAHAGTAFDGKHLYQIAEDRILKIEPNSGRVVSTIPSPGGGRDSGLAWAEGSLWVGQYRDRMIVQVDPETGKVLRTIESNRFVTGVSWVDGELWHGTWEEDQSDIRRIDPQNGEVMERLEMPQGVFVSGLESDGKDRFFCGSGSTNNKVRAIRRPKRSRA, from the coding sequence ATGAAGAAGTCCGAAGCCGAAATCATCCGGGAATATGCCTTCGAAGGCGTCGAGAGCGTCGGCGGCGTCAGCTTCGACGGCGAGCAGGTCTGGTTCGCGGCCGGCGGCCGATTGGTCGCCTTCGATCCCGACAGCGGCAATACCACCCGCACCCTCGACATCGCGGCCCATGCCGGCACCGCCTTCGACGGCAAGCACCTCTATCAGATCGCCGAGGACCGCATCCTGAAGATCGAGCCGAACAGCGGACGCGTGGTGTCAACGATCCCCTCGCCCGGCGGCGGCCGCGACTCCGGTCTCGCCTGGGCGGAAGGTTCGCTGTGGGTCGGCCAGTATCGCGACCGCATGATCGTTCAAGTCGATCCGGAAACCGGCAAGGTTTTGCGCACCATCGAAAGCAACCGGTTCGTCACCGGCGTCTCCTGGGTCGACGGCGAACTCTGGCACGGCACCTGGGAAGAGGACCAGAGCGACATCAGGCGCATCGATCCGCAGAACGGCGAGGTGATGGAACGGCTCGAGATGCCGCAGGGCGTGTTCGTCTCCGGGCTCGAGTCTGACGGCAAGGACCGGTTCTTCTGCGGCAGCGGCTCGACCAACAACAAGGTGCGCGCCATCCGACGGCCAAAGCGCAGCCGCGCGTGA
- a CDS encoding DEAD/DEAH box helicase, whose translation MPDVPNLSERLKQKDILGFFSRSAVDKAFAYRAQGRVSALVVSPDLTRVQAQVSGTERKPYQVDIELEFDGNRLVDVDGDCTCPMAVNCKHVAATLFEALHSPVRATGVAPQQPRSAAGNGQSRPDAVLPYQIAEWIETVGRSMRNTEYPHDVTQRLLYYLQPEGVGGGTPCMDVSLVSVKILKTGEFGSKVSQPSLNEFSVDRAPKYYLGSDIDILVRLSSEFRSGYTSGRRTYSADVLKQVVATGRAFWRDHSGAPLQWGEPRDGRIAWRQVTRDGIAPLLIVEGATALNAEPPVYIDAAAGLIGPITLNLPERLSCRLLLAPAIPHAHVAQVVQRLGQKLPSLDHGWLPAPPAAATKIDMDPKPLLRLMSGRKAAHAYYYYGDGTPDRVPVARLSFRYGPVEIERSESAHRVEQFRDGILYVVARRKAKEKEMTARLTSLGLVEVRSAFLQLDVAHAYDLTFAQSTDWLDFLNVDAANLQAAGLEIRIDDDFPYRLATSSGVFDADFESSGIDWFELALGIEIDGERRDLAPLVAALVSQPGFAPETVKQLAEDGDSVYLPLADGRYLALAADRFLPLVLALHSLTLSGTFVATSGKFRLSRAQIVPLLGLEADHFVFRGADSLRRMAGLLGARGLPDPVLPSDFNAALRHYQTQGVAWLDLLRESGLGGVLADDMGLGKTVQILALLALEKARGHLTDPAIVVAPTSLMTNWFNEARKFTPGLRVLVLHGPDRRQSFEAIGDHDLVLTTYPLIARDHEVLLAREWHIAVLDEAQTVKNSNAVTTRRLQDIRARHRFCLTGTPMENHLGELWSIMSFAIPGYLGDRAAFARNWRTPIEKRADVGRARALTQRIRPFLLRRTKQEVAAELPPKSEFTERVVLEGNQRELYDAIRLSMSEKVRKAIRERGLAKSHIVVLEALLRMRQACCDPALLNLDDGVKRPSAKLDRLMEMIEELLSEKRKIIVFSQFTSMLALIRKRCDALAIRYSVLTGETKDRRRVIEEFQDGVTDLFLISLKAGGVGLNLTAADTVIIFDPWWNPAVEEQAIDRAHRIGQDKAVFVYRLVATGTIEEKMDELKARKRALADSIFDSQGRIGAALTEEDVQALFAD comes from the coding sequence ATGCCCGACGTTCCGAACCTTTCCGAGCGACTGAAACAGAAGGACATCCTCGGCTTCTTCAGCCGGTCGGCTGTGGACAAGGCCTTTGCCTACCGTGCTCAGGGCCGCGTCTCGGCGTTGGTGGTCAGTCCGGATCTCACCCGCGTGCAGGCGCAGGTAAGCGGAACCGAACGCAAGCCCTATCAGGTCGATATCGAGCTGGAGTTCGACGGCAATCGACTGGTCGACGTCGATGGCGATTGCACCTGTCCAATGGCCGTGAACTGCAAGCACGTTGCCGCGACGCTGTTTGAAGCCTTGCATTCGCCTGTACGGGCGACCGGCGTGGCACCGCAGCAGCCGCGAAGCGCCGCGGGCAACGGGCAGTCGCGACCTGACGCGGTGCTGCCCTACCAAATCGCGGAATGGATCGAGACGGTCGGCCGGTCGATGCGGAACACGGAATATCCGCACGATGTCACACAGCGGTTGCTCTACTACCTGCAGCCCGAGGGGGTAGGGGGTGGTACCCCCTGCATGGATGTGTCGCTGGTATCCGTTAAGATCCTGAAGACCGGCGAGTTCGGCAGCAAGGTGTCGCAGCCATCCTTGAACGAATTTTCGGTCGACCGTGCACCGAAATATTACCTTGGTTCCGACATCGACATCCTTGTCAGGTTGTCCAGCGAGTTTCGGTCCGGCTATACGTCCGGCCGACGCACCTATTCGGCTGATGTCCTGAAACAGGTCGTCGCGACGGGGCGGGCGTTCTGGCGCGATCACAGCGGTGCGCCGCTGCAATGGGGCGAGCCGCGGGACGGTCGCATCGCGTGGCGTCAGGTCACCAGGGACGGCATTGCTCCGCTGCTGATCGTCGAGGGCGCAACGGCGCTGAATGCCGAGCCGCCGGTCTACATCGACGCCGCCGCCGGATTGATCGGGCCGATCACGTTGAATCTTCCGGAGCGGCTGAGCTGCCGGCTTCTGTTGGCTCCAGCCATCCCGCATGCCCATGTCGCGCAAGTCGTGCAACGCCTTGGCCAGAAGTTGCCGAGCCTGGATCACGGCTGGTTGCCCGCGCCGCCGGCCGCCGCCACCAAGATCGACATGGACCCAAAGCCGCTGCTTCGTTTGATGTCGGGGCGCAAGGCGGCTCATGCCTACTACTACTATGGCGACGGTACGCCCGACCGCGTGCCGGTGGCCCGCCTCAGCTTCCGCTACGGCCCGGTCGAAATCGAACGGTCGGAAAGCGCCCACCGCGTGGAGCAGTTCCGGGACGGAATTCTCTACGTCGTCGCGCGACGCAAGGCCAAAGAGAAGGAGATGACTGCACGACTAACCAGTCTCGGCCTGGTCGAAGTGAGATCGGCCTTCCTGCAGCTTGATGTCGCGCATGCGTATGATCTGACTTTCGCGCAGTCGACCGATTGGCTCGACTTCCTCAATGTTGATGCGGCCAATTTGCAGGCGGCCGGTCTCGAAATCCGCATCGACGACGATTTCCCGTACCGGCTCGCGACCTCATCCGGGGTGTTTGATGCCGACTTCGAGAGCAGCGGCATCGACTGGTTCGAGCTTGCGCTCGGGATCGAAATCGACGGCGAGCGCCGCGATCTCGCCCCGCTCGTGGCGGCGCTGGTATCGCAACCGGGATTTGCGCCCGAGACGGTCAAGCAACTCGCGGAGGATGGCGATAGCGTCTACCTGCCGTTGGCTGACGGCCGCTATCTGGCGCTGGCGGCCGATCGCTTCCTCCCGCTCGTACTGGCGCTCCATAGCCTTACTCTGAGCGGAACCTTCGTCGCTACCTCGGGAAAGTTCCGGCTGTCGCGCGCACAGATCGTGCCGCTGCTCGGTCTCGAAGCCGATCACTTCGTCTTTAGAGGAGCAGATAGTCTTCGCCGCATGGCAGGGTTGCTCGGCGCCCGCGGATTGCCTGATCCGGTCCTGCCATCCGATTTCAATGCGGCCTTGAGGCATTACCAGACGCAGGGCGTGGCTTGGCTCGACCTGCTCAGGGAAAGCGGCTTGGGCGGCGTGCTGGCGGACGACATGGGATTGGGCAAGACCGTCCAGATCCTGGCGTTGCTGGCGCTGGAGAAGGCGCGCGGTCATCTGACGGATCCTGCGATCGTCGTCGCTCCCACAAGCCTGATGACCAACTGGTTCAACGAGGCGCGCAAGTTCACCCCAGGCTTGAGGGTTCTCGTCCTGCATGGTCCCGACCGCAGGCAAAGTTTCGAAGCGATCGGCGATCACGATCTTGTTCTGACGACCTATCCATTGATCGCGCGCGATCACGAGGTGCTGCTGGCGCGTGAATGGCACATCGCGGTGCTGGACGAGGCTCAGACCGTCAAGAATTCCAACGCGGTCACGACGCGGCGGCTCCAAGACATCCGTGCGCGGCATCGCTTCTGCCTGACCGGCACGCCGATGGAAAATCATCTCGGCGAACTCTGGTCGATCATGAGCTTTGCCATCCCGGGATATCTCGGCGATCGGGCGGCGTTCGCGCGCAACTGGCGGACGCCGATCGAGAAGCGTGCCGACGTCGGACGCGCACGGGCGCTGACGCAGCGCATCCGCCCGTTTTTGCTGCGGCGGACCAAGCAGGAGGTGGCCGCCGAGTTGCCGCCGAAGAGCGAGTTCACCGAAAGGGTCGTTCTCGAAGGCAACCAGCGGGAACTCTACGATGCCATCCGTCTGTCGATGTCAGAGAAGGTCCGCAAGGCGATCCGGGAACGCGGCCTGGCCAAGAGCCATATCGTTGTGCTCGAAGCCCTTCTCAGGATGCGCCAGGCCTGCTGCGATCCCGCGCTGCTCAACCTCGACGACGGCGTCAAGCGTCCGTCTGCAAAGCTCGATCGGCTGATGGAGATGATCGAAGAACTCCTGAGCGAGAAGCGCAAGATCATCGTATTCTCGCAGTTCACCTCCATGCTGGCATTGATCCGCAAGCGCTGCGACGCGCTCGCCATCAGGTACAGTGTGCTGACCGGTGAAACGAAGGACCGCAGGCGCGTGATCGAGGAGTTTCAGGACGGCGTCACCGACCTGTTCCTGATCAGCCTGAAGGCCGGTGGTGTCGGACTCAATCTGACCGCCGCGGATACCGTGATCATCTTCGATCCCTGGTGGAATCCCGCGGTCGAGGAGCAGGCGATCGACCGTGCTCATCGCATCGGGCAGGACAAGGCCGTTTTTGTCTATCGGCTGGTGGCTACCGGTACGATCGAAGAGAAGATGGACGAACTCAAGGCCCGCAAGCGCGCGCTGGCCGACAGCATTTTCGATTCGCAAGGACGCATCGGCGCCGCGCTCACGGAAGAGGACGTCCAGGCATTGTTCGCGGATTGA